Proteins co-encoded in one uncultured Draconibacterium sp. genomic window:
- a CDS encoding GEVED domain-containing protein — MKNDPTANIFDIQKAANEYFSKVGRGKGTGYKQYKRWEYENRSKAYPEGEISFQGIDVSKKEFDRFKSRTLTKSAQTTTWKSLGPDNIDTNNGHYSPGLGRVDRIAVDPKNEDVLYIGGPTNGVWKSVDGGKNWISKTDNVGSLGVCGIVIDPVNTDKIYWATGDGDNNNSTNCTGIFISNDGGDSWNLSGLSFSYTEGVIGRKLIMHPNDNNTLLFSCSKGIYKSVDGGANWNLEQVGYFDDIFYKPNEPQIVYASQVGSFFRSTNGGDSFDRVDVNLSGRVFIGVTVAAPNVVYLMTGRKGIYKSSDKGQSFSYVADHEYTKSAMWHHGTFIVSPNDENLIHTGEFETHKSEDGGYTWEKTSDWIFPNNHYIHCDIHDFLYSGNKLYVCTDGGVSYSTNEGDSWVNLFNSMVALEPYRLTVCKTNSNLHMNGSQDNGIYLWDGRRWDGLYGADGMDCLIDYDNTNNKYFAIQNGELHATSHEVTQPGEGDWVSPLVMHPTNPSVMYFGNNRVHKTVDGMKSWTVVGTFGIGNITNLALGESDPNYIYASKGARLWCTSNDGVSWSEITPGLPDLWITRIAVHPLDPLKVAVSLGAYDDGEKVYLSEDGGATWQNYSKQLPNIEARCLVFDDSESDALYLGMDIGIYYIDNTMDDWQLYSEGFPMVGVNDLKIHYSSDQIFAASLGRGIWKNSTKNALEYCSAAGSDQTLDNWITNLKLGTIDNDSGKKAYSDFKEMYTSLQIGSEYTMQVAVNDDNTTDRCFAWIDSNNNKEFEATELLTFGSFDNEHKASVTFSIPENTVPGFYTMRIRLQSEIEEPTPCGDAIKGEVEDYSVLIENNTLQYCDAVGADGTGGDWIRNVKLNTINNTSEQTGYSDFTNQSTDLQVNQEYTLSVTLNYHFDVDQCGAWIDFNQNANFEANELIGLQLHNNHVFQGNFTVPENAILGSTRMRVRAVYDNSLVPCNSIYGEVEDYTVNVDNITAISNKTQSKKNLKVYPNPTNSALNIELLSFSKENVELQVFNVEGQLIFQEELGLKRRVKIETSSFKSGLYFIRVNNSKETAYSKFVVE, encoded by the coding sequence ATGAAGAATGATCCTACTGCCAATATATTTGATATCCAGAAAGCGGCAAATGAATATTTCTCAAAGGTGGGAAGAGGAAAAGGTACTGGATACAAACAATACAAAAGGTGGGAGTACGAAAACCGTAGCAAAGCATATCCTGAAGGAGAAATTAGTTTCCAGGGAATTGATGTTTCAAAAAAAGAATTTGATCGGTTTAAAAGCAGAACCTTAACAAAAAGCGCTCAAACAACTACATGGAAAAGTCTTGGCCCCGATAATATTGATACAAATAATGGTCACTATTCGCCGGGGTTAGGCCGGGTAGACCGTATTGCTGTTGATCCCAAAAATGAAGATGTTCTGTATATTGGTGGTCCAACTAACGGAGTTTGGAAATCGGTAGACGGCGGAAAAAACTGGATATCGAAAACCGATAATGTAGGAAGCCTGGGGGTTTGCGGAATTGTTATCGACCCAGTTAATACCGATAAAATTTACTGGGCTACCGGCGATGGTGATAATAATAACTCTACAAATTGTACGGGTATTTTTATATCAAATGATGGAGGTGACAGTTGGAATTTATCAGGATTAAGTTTTTCATATACTGAAGGCGTAATAGGCAGAAAACTTATTATGCATCCCAACGATAATAATACGCTTCTTTTTTCGTGCTCCAAAGGTATTTATAAATCAGTTGACGGAGGAGCTAACTGGAATTTGGAACAGGTAGGATATTTTGATGATATTTTCTATAAACCCAATGAACCGCAAATTGTGTATGCCAGTCAGGTTGGAAGCTTTTTCCGATCTACCAATGGTGGAGATTCTTTTGATAGGGTTGATGTTAATCTGTCAGGGCGTGTATTTATTGGTGTAACAGTTGCCGCTCCAAACGTAGTTTATTTAATGACCGGAAGAAAAGGTATTTATAAATCTTCCGACAAAGGACAAAGTTTCTCTTATGTTGCAGATCATGAATATACTAAAAGTGCAATGTGGCACCACGGAACTTTTATTGTAAGTCCGAATGACGAAAACTTAATTCATACCGGAGAATTTGAGACACATAAATCAGAGGATGGTGGTTATACATGGGAAAAAACTTCAGACTGGATTTTTCCGAACAACCACTATATTCATTGCGATATTCATGATTTTCTTTATTCGGGTAATAAATTATATGTCTGTACCGATGGAGGAGTCTCATATAGCACTAATGAAGGTGATAGTTGGGTGAATTTGTTTAACTCTATGGTCGCTCTTGAGCCTTACCGTTTAACGGTTTGTAAAACAAATTCAAATTTGCACATGAATGGTTCTCAAGATAACGGTATTTATCTTTGGGATGGCAGGCGTTGGGATGGCCTTTATGGGGCTGATGGTATGGATTGTCTTATCGACTACGATAACACCAATAATAAATATTTTGCGATTCAAAATGGCGAACTTCATGCAACCAGTCATGAGGTAACACAGCCAGGCGAAGGTGATTGGGTGTCGCCATTAGTTATGCATCCCACCAATCCTTCGGTTATGTATTTTGGTAATAACAGGGTACATAAAACTGTTGATGGCATGAAAAGCTGGACCGTAGTTGGTACGTTTGGTATCGGAAATATTACGAACCTGGCGCTCGGAGAATCTGACCCAAACTATATTTATGCATCAAAAGGAGCTAGATTATGGTGCACTTCTAACGATGGTGTAAGTTGGTCTGAAATAACGCCCGGCTTGCCCGATTTATGGATTACACGAATAGCAGTACATCCATTGGATCCGTTAAAAGTTGCAGTTTCTTTGGGAGCCTATGATGATGGAGAAAAGGTTTATTTATCTGAAGATGGTGGTGCAACATGGCAGAACTACTCAAAACAATTGCCCAATATTGAAGCCAGGTGTTTGGTTTTTGATGATTCGGAATCAGATGCACTGTATCTGGGAATGGATATTGGTATTTATTACATTGATAATACAATGGATGACTGGCAACTTTATTCGGAAGGTTTTCCAATGGTTGGTGTAAATGATCTTAAAATACATTATTCTTCCGACCAGATTTTTGCTGCCAGTTTGGGGCGTGGAATCTGGAAAAATTCGACAAAAAATGCACTTGAGTATTGCAGTGCAGCTGGTAGCGATCAAACACTTGATAATTGGATTACTAACTTGAAATTAGGAACCATTGATAACGATTCTGGTAAAAAAGCTTATTCTGATTTTAAAGAGATGTATACTTCTTTGCAAATTGGTTCTGAGTATACCATGCAGGTAGCTGTTAACGATGACAATACAACTGATAGATGTTTTGCCTGGATTGATAGTAATAATAATAAAGAGTTTGAAGCAACAGAACTATTAACTTTTGGTAGTTTTGATAATGAACACAAGGCCTCTGTTACTTTTTCAATTCCTGAAAATACAGTTCCCGGTTTTTACACCATGCGTATACGTTTACAGAGCGAGATTGAAGAACCAACTCCATGTGGCGATGCCATAAAAGGAGAGGTTGAAGATTATTCCGTACTGATAGAGAACAATACTCTACAGTACTGCGATGCTGTAGGTGCTGATGGAACAGGTGGAGATTGGATTAGAAATGTAAAACTGAATACAATTAATAATACTTCAGAGCAGACCGGGTATTCCGATTTTACGAACCAGTCAACTGATTTGCAGGTAAACCAGGAATATACTTTAAGCGTAACGTTAAACTATCATTTTGATGTAGACCAATGTGGTGCATGGATTGATTTTAACCAGAATGCCAATTTTGAGGCTAACGAACTTATCGGTTTGCAGCTTCATAATAATCATGTTTTTCAGGGGAACTTTACGGTGCCTGAAAATGCTATTTTGGGAAGTACCAGAATGCGTGTGAGAGCTGTTTACGATAATAGTTTGGTGCCATGTAATTCTATTTATGGTGAGGTTGAAGATTACACAGTAAATGTCGATAATATTACTGCAATTAGCAATAAAACACAGAGTAAGAAAAATTTGAAAGTTTATCCCAACCCTACAAATTCAGCGTTAAATATTGAGCTTTTAAGTTTTAGTAAGGAGAATGTCGAACTTCAGGTTTTTAACGTTGAAGGGCAGCTTATTTTTCAAGAAGAATTAGGGCTAAAGAGAAGAGTTAAAATAGAAACTTCATCATTCAAATCCGGCTTATATTTCATTCGGGTTAATAATAGTAAAGAAACAGCTTACAGTAAATTCGTGGTAGAATAG